Proteins encoded in a region of the Candidatus Nitrosomarinus catalina genome:
- a CDS encoding UDP-glucose dehydrogenase family protein has product MTKEKISVIGLGFVGLSVAVVNAMKGFHTLGIDIDDVKIKNLQQGKVSFFEPKLEKSLKSVLSSKKIEFSNDFMKILDSDITFLTVGTPPKKSGDVDLSSIKSALSKISKVLESKEKYHLLVVKSTLSPETTNKLIIPKFEKQISLNKMDVVVNPEFLQEGVAINDILDPHIIVIGGYNKKGIKFLIKYYKNFYKKLPEIIQVGVTTAELIKYANNSFLATKISFINSIANICQKLPDVDVDSISYAIGKDNRIGPLFLQAGPGFGGSCLPKDLSGLISFSKKIGNPSPFFEAVENVNASQPKQIFTIMKNMEILSPKKTISILGLSFKKNTDDIRESVSIKIVRKCLNYGLKIKVHDSMAITNFKKIFNDNIEYCESIDSCLENSDCCIILTDSDEYKKLKLHNFSNMNKKNIIDTRRILNHKNFKNTNFYALGLGQFK; this is encoded by the coding sequence TGGGTTATCTGTAGCAGTAGTTAATGCAATGAAAGGGTTTCATACATTGGGTATTGATATTGATGACGTAAAAATTAAAAATCTACAACAAGGGAAAGTCTCTTTTTTTGAACCAAAACTTGAAAAATCTCTAAAATCTGTACTTTCTTCAAAAAAAATTGAATTTAGTAATGATTTTATGAAAATTTTAGATTCGGATATTACTTTTCTTACGGTGGGAACTCCACCAAAAAAATCTGGTGATGTAGATTTATCTTCTATTAAATCTGCATTAAGTAAAATTTCAAAAGTTTTAGAGAGTAAAGAAAAATATCATTTACTAGTAGTAAAAAGTACACTATCTCCTGAAACTACAAATAAATTAATTATTCCAAAATTTGAAAAACAAATTTCCTTAAATAAAATGGATGTTGTTGTAAATCCTGAATTTCTTCAAGAGGGTGTTGCAATTAATGATATTTTAGATCCACATATTATAGTCATTGGAGGATATAACAAAAAAGGAATTAAATTTTTGATAAAATATTATAAAAATTTTTATAAAAAATTACCTGAAATTATTCAAGTTGGAGTAACCACTGCAGAATTAATTAAATATGCAAATAACTCATTTCTAGCCACAAAAATTAGTTTTATTAATTCTATAGCAAATATTTGTCAAAAATTACCTGATGTTGATGTGGATAGTATCTCTTATGCAATTGGAAAAGATAATAGAATTGGACCATTATTTCTTCAAGCAGGACCTGGATTTGGTGGAAGTTGTTTACCAAAAGATCTATCTGGCTTAATCTCTTTCTCAAAAAAAATTGGCAATCCATCACCATTTTTCGAAGCAGTAGAAAATGTTAATGCATCTCAACCTAAACAAATTTTTACAATAATGAAAAATATGGAAATTCTTTCTCCAAAAAAAACTATTTCAATTTTAGGTTTATCTTTTAAAAAAAATACAGATGATATACGTGAATCTGTATCTATAAAGATTGTTAGAAAATGTTTGAATTATGGATTAAAAATTAAAGTTCATGATTCTATGGCAATAACAAATTTTAAAAAAATTTTTAATGATAATATTGAATATTGTGAATCTATTGATTCATGTTTAGAAAATTCTGATTGTTGTATAATATTGACAGATTCTGATGAATATAAAAAATTAAAATTACATAATTTTTCTAATATGAACAAAAAAAATATTATTGACACCAGACGAATTTTAAATCATAAGAATTTTAAAAATACTAATTTTTATGCACTTGGTTTAGGACAATTTAAATAA
- a CDS encoding MBOAT family O-acyltransferase, with product MGFFKYADFAIAQFNIFGTHFNLNSEIPLLDLILPIGISFYTFQTISYTVDIYRGHLEPSKSFREFALFVAFFPQLVAGPIVRAKDFLPQLREKLDNFSSGIKLRQIIINNQNLKLGITIMAFGFFKKMFFADNIAPLVDEIFINPIGLDSFTIILGTFAFGIQIYGDFSGYSDIAIGAALILGFKIPINFNKPYFAISPSDFWRRWHISLSTWLRDYLYIPLGGNKKSSSRTYLNLFTVMFLGGLWHGASWNFVIWGVLHGMYLAIHKIISDKFPHLKIHPFFKSKIGKIISIVVTQYFVFLAWIPFRAHNTDDMMYSIQKYIFIDFQFDNVFSFVLTHKWPLLIMGIFVILHIFMYFKPNTVYKISKMNLKYWTVFLTSLLFLVVYFYNGNSQDFIYFRF from the coding sequence TTGGGATTTTTTAAATATGCTGATTTTGCAATTGCGCAATTTAATATTTTTGGAACACACTTCAATCTAAATTCTGAAATACCACTACTTGATCTAATTTTGCCTATTGGAATTTCATTTTATACATTCCAAACTATCAGCTATACTGTTGATATTTATCGTGGTCATCTTGAACCAAGTAAATCTTTTAGAGAATTTGCTCTATTTGTTGCATTTTTTCCACAGTTAGTTGCTGGACCAATTGTTAGAGCTAAAGATTTTCTTCCACAGCTTAGAGAAAAGTTAGATAATTTTAGCAGTGGTATAAAATTACGTCAAATTATTATTAACAATCAAAATTTGAAGTTGGGCATTACTATAATGGCATTTGGTTTTTTTAAAAAAATGTTTTTTGCTGATAATATTGCACCTTTGGTTGATGAAATTTTTATTAATCCTATTGGATTAGATTCATTCACTATAATTTTAGGAACTTTTGCATTTGGAATCCAAATTTATGGTGATTTTTCAGGATATTCTGATATTGCAATAGGTGCAGCATTAATTCTTGGATTTAAAATTCCAATTAATTTTAACAAACCATATTTTGCAATTTCTCCTTCTGATTTTTGGAGAAGATGGCATATTTCATTGTCTACATGGTTGAGAGATTATTTGTACATTCCATTAGGTGGAAATAAAAAATCATCTAGTAGAACTTATTTGAATTTATTCACTGTTATGTTCTTAGGGGGGTTATGGCATGGTGCGTCTTGGAATTTTGTAATTTGGGGAGTTTTACACGGAATGTATCTTGCTATTCACAAAATAATTTCTGATAAATTTCCTCATCTTAAAATTCATCCATTTTTTAAATCAAAAATTGGGAAAATTATTTCAATAGTTGTTACACAATATTTTGTATTTTTAGCATGGATTCCATTCCGTGCACATAATACTGATGACATGATGTATTCAATTCAGAAATATATTTTTATTGATTTTCAATTTGATAATGTTTTTAGTTTTGTATTGACACACAAATGGCCCCTATTGATAATGGGAATTTTTGTAATTTTACATATTTTCATGTATTTCAAACCTAATACTGTTTACAAGATATCTAAAATGAATTTAAAATATTGGACAGTATTTTTAACATCTTTGTTATTTTTAGTAGTTTATTTTTATAATGGAAATTCTCAGGATTTTATTTATTTTAGATTTTAA
- a CDS encoding CDP-glycerol glycerophosphotransferase family protein, with amino-acid sequence MVEIKFCEKKDIKNISSNLLEIDFEDLEQYYNFLQETNEFQKIIYKKIGNKSIVEWFSSDEISYWWLISAVIFPKFNEEIIFIERILNLINEKKPSKIILDGFFDKYFIINAICKQNNIKLKINHKKKYFFDQKQKISKSIKPIRYKKILKQKQEKRLASFSKKTSFSQPPNDYTIVTGINRRIKQPTLTGKVTKQDFIIQPIIDLLKKNNYPLMCIDLDYTLKGTTESLSERLETDVNWIPIEYFSKELPSKKTLDIINELQNNFASLKKYNLNDHFIYKNISLWTILESTFNDVFLEPYLPTYINLIDQFEIFFSNHKPKAIIQAYEVGPFAKVIEIAAKKFGIKTIGIQHGMLNEPGHDYTHKEIFSSKSPLGTPIPDSTFVFGEYYKKILTKDGNYPSDKVTVTGNLNWLYLDKFLKIFDRGDLLKQYQFVNKKIVLIPLSFRIAYAKKNLSDRVLLNKIYLTMGKNKDLIFLIRPHPGDEFNQKTLDELYPNSNFKCSNASLVEDLILCDIVIITYSTIGLEAALFKKPVIFVNLNKKNKLQFYSKIPLEMIDDKIAMYSKLDEIDEIINNIFEKKWIYDSLSKRNNFLKHVLNYENNIDLLKLIFSNA; translated from the coding sequence ATGGTAGAGATAAAATTTTGTGAAAAAAAAGATATCAAAAATATATCTTCTAATTTACTTGAAATTGATTTTGAAGATCTTGAACAATATTATAATTTCCTCCAAGAAACTAATGAATTCCAAAAAATAATTTACAAAAAAATTGGGAATAAATCCATTGTTGAGTGGTTTTCATCTGATGAAATTTCTTATTGGTGGTTAATTTCTGCTGTAATTTTTCCTAAATTTAATGAAGAAATAATATTCATTGAAAGAATTTTGAATTTAATTAATGAAAAAAAACCATCAAAAATAATTTTAGATGGATTTTTTGATAAATATTTTATTATTAATGCAATTTGTAAACAAAATAATATTAAATTAAAAATAAATCATAAAAAAAAATATTTTTTTGATCAGAAGCAAAAAATTTCGAAATCAATTAAACCTATAAGATATAAAAAAATTTTGAAGCAAAAACAAGAAAAACGTTTAGCCTCTTTTTCTAAAAAAACTTCTTTTTCACAACCACCAAATGATTATACTATTGTTACAGGTATTAATCGAAGAATTAAACAACCTACTTTAACTGGTAAAGTTACAAAACAAGATTTTATTATTCAACCAATAATTGATTTACTAAAAAAAAATAATTATCCTTTAATGTGTATTGATTTAGATTATACCCTAAAGGGAACAACTGAATCATTATCTGAAAGATTAGAAACTGATGTGAATTGGATACCTATTGAATATTTTTCTAAAGAATTACCTTCAAAAAAAACCCTTGATATTATCAATGAACTTCAAAATAATTTTGCTTCACTAAAAAAATATAATTTGAATGATCATTTTATTTATAAAAATATTTCATTATGGACAATTTTAGAATCTACTTTTAATGATGTTTTCTTAGAACCATATCTTCCAACTTATATTAATTTAATAGACCAATTTGAAATCTTTTTTTCAAATCATAAGCCTAAAGCAATAATTCAGGCTTATGAAGTTGGTCCATTTGCTAAAGTCATTGAAATTGCAGCAAAAAAATTTGGTATTAAAACAATTGGGATTCAGCATGGAATGTTGAATGAACCTGGACATGATTATACACATAAAGAAATATTTTCTTCAAAATCTCCTTTAGGCACACCTATACCTGATTCAACATTTGTATTTGGTGAATATTACAAAAAAATTCTTACAAAAGATGGAAATTATCCATCTGACAAAGTTACAGTTACTGGAAATCTAAATTGGCTTTATTTAGATAAATTCTTGAAGATTTTTGATCGTGGAGATCTACTAAAACAATATCAATTTGTAAACAAAAAAATTGTTTTAATTCCTTTATCATTTAGAATCGCATATGCAAAAAAAAATTTATCTGATCGTGTATTGCTGAATAAAATTTATTTAACTATGGGGAAAAATAAAGATTTAATTTTTTTAATTCGACCTCATCCTGGTGATGAATTTAATCAAAAAACACTTGATGAGTTATATCCAAATTCTAATTTTAAATGTAGCAATGCAAGTTTAGTTGAGGATTTAATTTTATGTGATATTGTAATTATTACTTATTCTACAATTGGTTTAGAAGCTGCTTTATTCAAAAAACCAGTGATTTTTGTAAATTTAAATAAAAAAAATAAATTACAATTTTATTCAAAAATACCTTTAGAAATGATAGATGATAAAATAGCAATGTATTCTAAATTAGATGAAATAGATGAAATAATTAATAATATTTTTGAAAAAAAATGGATTTACGATTCTTTATCAAAAAGAAATAATTTTCTTAAACACGTTCTAAATTATGAAAATAATATAGATTTATTAAAATTAATTTTTAGTAATGCATAA
- a CDS encoding methyltransferase domain-containing protein, translated as MTKDKDILHCPICNKSIRIISNNYKCTNCNSNFPIEDGIGILVPSPTEHISMIDKKIEGITGDWYSADQVRSYEKGPYYNHLQKRKKFVTKILEEINKKNKINNLLDLGCGDGSNLKWISKFSQNLYGTDYNLLRLKRAKKILNEIKISSKLFLTDIFSMPFIENSFDLIFFNHVIEHLEDDKLALKKIFKITKKGGYVILGTPNEGALAWKFAYYIESNVKRKTDHVNFYTANSIKKISEEAGFTVEHIEYMGWGIPIWKIDPLFRKYKIFDDLFESIGKKIFRNQATSLYLILKKNN; from the coding sequence ATGACTAAAGATAAGGATATTTTACATTGTCCAATTTGTAATAAATCAATAAGAATTATTTCAAATAATTATAAATGCACAAATTGTAATTCCAACTTCCCCATAGAGGATGGAATCGGTATTTTAGTTCCATCACCTACAGAACATATTTCAATGATAGATAAAAAAATAGAAGGAATTACAGGAGACTGGTATTCAGCAGATCAAGTAAGAAGTTATGAAAAAGGTCCTTACTATAATCATCTACAAAAAAGAAAAAAATTTGTTACAAAAATTTTAGAAGAAATTAACAAGAAGAATAAAATAAATAATTTATTAGATCTTGGATGTGGGGATGGCTCTAATTTAAAATGGATTTCAAAATTTTCACAAAATCTTTATGGTACAGACTATAATCTTCTAAGATTAAAACGTGCAAAAAAAATACTAAATGAAATAAAAATAAGTTCGAAACTATTTTTAACAGATATTTTTTCAATGCCTTTTATTGAAAATTCATTTGATTTAATTTTCTTTAATCATGTTATTGAACATTTAGAAGATGATAAATTAGCACTCAAAAAAATCTTTAAAATTACAAAAAAAGGTGGATATGTAATTTTAGGCACTCCAAATGAGGGAGCATTAGCATGGAAATTTGCATACTATATTGAATCAAATGTAAAAAGAAAAACTGACCATGTTAATTTTTACACAGCAAATTCAATTAAAAAAATTTCAGAAGAAGCAGGTTTTACTGTTGAACATATTGAATATATGGGTTGGGGAATTCCAATTTGGAAAATAGATCCACTTTTCAGAAAATATAAAATTTTTGATGATTTATTTGAATCAATTGGGAAGAAAATTTTTCGAAATCAAGCAACATCATTATATTTAATTTTAAAAAAAAATAATTAA
- a CDS encoding cytidylyltransferase domain-containing protein, whose protein sequence is MIGCIVQARMSSTRLPGKVLKNLDDENTLLNYVLFQLKESKLIEKIVIATSTLSEDDVIADFAKNENIDCYRGNLNNVLDRFYNCAKIFSFSKIVRITADNPLIDPTIIDQVIEKFESDDSDYASNCTERTFPNGTEVEIFSFNSLEYAWLNSKDEYEQEHVTPYFYKNPDHFKISVLKNSIDLSNFKWTVDTLDDFLFVQKIISKINKRPILISDILKIIDDIQI, encoded by the coding sequence GTGATTGGTTGTATAGTTCAAGCTAGAATGAGTTCTACTCGTTTACCTGGAAAAGTTCTCAAAAATCTTGATGATGAAAACACTCTGTTAAATTATGTACTCTTTCAATTAAAAGAATCAAAATTAATTGAAAAAATTGTTATTGCTACTTCCACTTTATCTGAGGACGATGTAATAGCTGATTTTGCAAAAAATGAAAATATTGATTGTTATCGAGGTAATTTAAACAATGTATTGGATCGATTTTATAATTGTGCAAAAATATTCTCTTTTTCAAAAATCGTACGTATAACTGCTGATAATCCTTTGATTGATCCAACAATAATAGATCAAGTCATAGAAAAATTTGAATCTGATGATTCTGATTATGCATCAAATTGTACTGAACGTACATTTCCTAATGGTACAGAAGTGGAAATTTTTTCTTTTAATTCTTTAGAATATGCCTGGTTAAATTCTAAAGATGAATATGAACAAGAACATGTAACACCGTATTTTTATAAAAATCCTGATCATTTCAAAATTTCTGTATTAAAAAATTCAATAGATTTATCAAATTTTAAATGGACTGTCGATACTTTAGATGATTTTCTTTTTGTTCAAAAAATTATCTCAAAAATCAATAAACGACCTATTTTAATATCTGATATTTTAAAAATAATTGACGAT